In Calypte anna isolate BGI_N300 chromosome 28, bCalAnn1_v1.p, whole genome shotgun sequence, a single window of DNA contains:
- the REEP6 gene encoding receptor expression-enhancing protein 6 isoform X1 encodes MGSVFTCLRRFLRESGPLGSLLSRLEARTGIKWLYLAPVSLALLGLYLVFGYGASLISNLFGFIYPAYASIKAIESSSKEEDTLWLTYWVLYGTFSIAEAFSDVFLFWFPCYYGGKCLFLLWCMAPVPWNGSQVLYQSIIRPCFLKHRRAMDSILGTLGTRTLDTASQITQEVLRTLATSRARLTAEVAPQLSHSPPEEP; translated from the exons ATGGGCTCGGTGTTCACGTGTCTGCGGCGCTTCCTCCGTGAGTCCGGGCCCCTCGGGAGCCTCCTGTCCCGCCTGGAGGCTCGGACCGGCATCAAGTGGCTCTACCTGGCCCCAG TTTCTCTGGCACTCTTGGGGCTGTACCTGGTGTTTGGCTACGGAGCCtccctcatctccaacctctTCGGCTTCATCTACCCTGCATATGCCTC CATCAAAGCCATCGAGAGCTCCAGCAAGGAGGAAGACACCCTGTGGCTGACATACTGGGTGTTGTACGGCACCTTCAGCATCGCTGAGGCCTTCTCTgatgttttcctcttctggtTCCCATGCTACTACGGTGGGAAG TGCCTCTTCCTGCTGTGGTGCATGGCCCCCGTGCCCTGGAATGGCTCTCAGGTCCTCTACCAGAGCATCATCCGTCCCTGCTTCCTCAAGCACCGCCGGGCTATGGACAGCATCCTGGGCACCCTCGGCACCAGAACCCTGGACACAGCTTCACAGATCACCCAAGAAG TCCTGAGGACTCTGGCCACCAGCAGAGCCCGGCTGACAGCCGAGGTGGCCCCACAGCTCAGCCACTCC
- the REEP6 gene encoding receptor expression-enhancing protein 6 isoform X2, producing the protein MGSVFTCLRRFLRESGPLGSLLSRLEARTGIKWLYLAPVSLALLGLYLVFGYGASLISNLFGFIYPAYASIKAIESSSKEEDTLWLTYWVLYGTFSIAEAFSDVFLFWFPCYYGGKCLFLLWCMAPVPWNGSQVLYQSIIRPCFLKHRRAMDSILGTLGTRTLDTASQITQEAPRGALNLENKLD; encoded by the exons ATGGGCTCGGTGTTCACGTGTCTGCGGCGCTTCCTCCGTGAGTCCGGGCCCCTCGGGAGCCTCCTGTCCCGCCTGGAGGCTCGGACCGGCATCAAGTGGCTCTACCTGGCCCCAG TTTCTCTGGCACTCTTGGGGCTGTACCTGGTGTTTGGCTACGGAGCCtccctcatctccaacctctTCGGCTTCATCTACCCTGCATATGCCTC CATCAAAGCCATCGAGAGCTCCAGCAAGGAGGAAGACACCCTGTGGCTGACATACTGGGTGTTGTACGGCACCTTCAGCATCGCTGAGGCCTTCTCTgatgttttcctcttctggtTCCCATGCTACTACGGTGGGAAG TGCCTCTTCCTGCTGTGGTGCATGGCCCCCGTGCCCTGGAATGGCTCTCAGGTCCTCTACCAGAGCATCATCCGTCCCTGCTTCCTCAAGCACCGCCGGGCTATGGACAGCATCCTGGGCACCCTCGGCACCAGAACCCTGGACACAGCTTCACAGATCACCCAAGAAG
- the PCSK4 gene encoding proprotein convertase subtilisin/kexin type 4 — MAARHSPGLLLGLLVATAAPSLGLPEPRVYLSSWAVLVAEGPREAGGLARRHGLLCLGQVMEGEPYYHFTHRGTRQRALSRHWGWHMRLTKEPKVLWFEQQSLKRRTKRSTSVVPTDPWFHKQWYMNNDISPDLNILTAWSKGYTGLGVVLTILDDGIEKDHPDLADNYDPLASYDFNSNDPDPQPRYTAGNENRHGTRCAGEVAAAANNHVCGTGVAYNARVGGVRMLDGAITDLVEAQSLSLHPQHIHIYSASWGPLDDGRTVDGPGVLATQAFLRGATKGRGGLGSIFIWASGNGGINYDNCNCDGYTNSIYTLAVGSVLAGGHQPRYGEGCSAILTTTFSSRATSQEQIVTTDLHHGCTDGHTGTSASAPLAAGIMALALEANPTLSWRDLQHLAVRASKPAHLQAEDWAGNGAGHRVSHHYGYGLLDAGLLVEMAKTWAGTQPQRRCSVKALNTPRHIGSKLTISTDVSSCSGSTEQILSLEHVQVQLSLSYSRRGDLAISLTSPMGTTSTLVTVRPYDISQEGYKDWTFMSTHFWDENPNGTWTLQLENKGDAYNRGLLTSFILHLHGTQEDMSARSFMPPSSGQCLQRDSQGACQECGGSLYTHQGSCLSYCPPRYYSSPRRATTATTATTALVCARCHPSCYTCQGPSATNCTACVPSLTLDELTHACSPVQGSPPEEGLRRDPLPLLLLGGLLLSAVLCVTHRVAFCLVKRGLCCPRAGRTV; from the exons ATGGCGGCGCGGCACAGCCCGGGCCTCCTCCTGGGGCTTTTGGTCGCCACCGCCGCCCCCTCCCTCGGCCTCCCCGAGCCCCGGGTTTACCTGAGCAGCTGGGCCGTGCTGGTGGCGGAGGGGCCGCGGGAGGCCGGGGGGCTGGCCCGTCGCCATGgcctgctctgcctgggccAG GTGATGGAGGGGGAGCCCTATTACCACTTCACACACCGAGGCACCAGGCAGAGAGCTCTGAGCAGGCACTGGGGCTGGCACATGAGGCTGACAAAAGAGCCCAAG GTCCTCTGGTTTGAGCAGCAAAGCCTAAAGAGGCGCACGAAGAGGAGCACCAGCGTGGTGCCCACGGATCCCTGGTTCCACAAGCAGTGGTACATG AACAATGACATCAGTCCCGACCTGAACATCCTCACTGCTTGGAGCAAAGGGTACACGGGGCTGGGGGTCGTGCTGACCATCCTGGATGATGGGATCGAGAAGGACCACCCGGACCTGGCTGACAACTAC GACCCCTTGGCAAGTTACGACTTCAACAGCAACGACCCCGACCCCCAGCCCAGGTACACTGCTGGCAACGAGAACCG GCACGGCACACgctgtgctggggaggtggcagctgcagCCAACAACCACGTCTGTGGCACCGGGGTCGCCTACAATGCCAGAGTGGGAG GAGTGAGGATGCTGGATGGAGCCATCACAGACCTGGTGGAGGCTCAGTCCCTCAGCCTGCACCCCCAGCACATCCACATCTACAGTGCCAGCTGGGGACCCCTGGATGATGGGAGGACAGTGGACGGCCCGGGGGTGCTGGCCACCCAGGCTTTCCTCAGAGGGGCCACCAAA GGACGGGGTGGCCTGGGCTCCATCTTCATCTGGGCCTCTGGCAACGGTGGCATCAACTACGACAACTGCAACTGTGATGGGTACACCAACAGCATCTACACCCTGGCAGTGGGCAGTGTCCTGGCGGGGGGACACCAGCCCCGTTATGGTGAGGGCTGCTCTGCCATCCTCACCACCAccttcagcagcagagccaccagCCAGGAGCAGATC GTCACCACCGACCTCCACCACGGCTGCACCGATGGGCACACGGgcacctctgcctctgccccGCTGGCTGCGGGGATCATGGCCCTGGCACTGGAGGCCAA TCCCACGCTGAGCTGGCGGGACCTGCAGCATCTCGCTGTCAGAGCCTCCAAACCCGCTCACCTGCAGGCAGAGGACTGGGCTGGGAATGGTGCTGGGCACAGGG TGAGCCACCACTATGGCTACGGGCTGCTggatgctgggctgctggtggaGATGGCCAAGACATGGGCAGGAACTCAGCCTCAGAGGAGGTGCTCAGTGAAGGCTCTGAACACCCCGAG GCACATCGGCTCCAAGCTCACCATCTCCACAGACGTCTCCTCCTGCTCGGGGAGCACTGAGCAAATCCTCTCCCTGGAGCACGTCCAGGTCCAGCTGTCCCTCAGCTACAGCCGTAGGGGGGACCTGGCCATCTCCCTGACCAGCCCCATGGGGACCACGTCCACGCTGGTGACCGTACG cccctaTGACATCAGCCAGGAGGGCTACAAGGACTGGACCTTCATGTCCACACACTTCTGGGATGAGAACCCAAACGGGACCTGGACACTCCAGCTGGAGAACAAGGGTGATGCCTATAACAGAG ggctgctcacCAGCTTCATCCTGCACCTCCATGGCACCCAGGAGGATATGTCAGCCCGGAGCTTCATGCCCCCTTCCTCGGGGCAGTGCCTCCAGCGGGACAGCCAGGGAGCATGCCAGG AGTGTGGGGGCTCGCTGTACACCCACCAGGGCTCCTGCCTCTCCTACTGCCCCCCGCGCTACTACAGCTCCCCCCGCAgagccaccactgccaccactgccaccactgcCCTCGTCTGTGCCAGGTGCCACCCCTCCTGCTACACCTGCCAGGGCCCTTCAGCCACCAACTGCACAGCCTGTGTCCCCAGCCTCACCCTCGACGAGCTCACCCACGCCTGCTCCCCCGTGCAGGGCTCCCCCCCTGAGGAGGGGCTGCGGAGGGACCcgctccccctgctcctcctgggggGGCTGCTCCTCTCAGCCGTCCTCTGTGTCACACACCGTGTGGCCTTTTGCCTTGTGAAACGTGGCCTCTGCTGTCCCCGGGCTGGAAGGACAGTGTGA
- the ADAMTSL5 gene encoding ADAMTS-like protein 5, with protein sequence MGQGGGDLPLPGASPHRDSPDKGRYGRGGWRRGSGSRRGLHGAGHRWPRWLLLLLAWLSLGRGVGTAQNPALGRGMWGPQPPAPARPRRQPAQGTWGSWGPWSSCSSSCGDSVALRTRRCLRSVEEEPCTGDPRQYRLCQLQECPPGSVPFRAMQCSLYDNHPVLGTLARYHWVPFHGAPNVCDLNCLAVGHNFYYAFGRVLDGTRCSPGSPDLCIGGRCLSVGCDGILGSGRRPDACGQCGGSHDTCHFVHRLFQGTDPSSGYFGYMNVTKIPAGATHIKVTDKSRSYLALMASDGRYVLNGDWSIAWPGPYEAAGTRLRYARAPDGTESLEAPGPTAEDLHLMVLLQEPNPSIEYEFWLPHGHPQPGRGDTSPLRQPQPRGAGSPPPPEPPGTLAPAPLSQPKGFVTEPPWRSPPGRSGAGAAAGRCGRCRPAKGRSQRIQHFCQSDFVFQGRILARRLVGQETRYEVEVKTPYRRRFPLVSREYLWVPNTCGCPPLREGHQYLLMARRHVNHEHTLNRILLQEDGYARPWSPREERLVREAARHCPQPRPP encoded by the exons atggggcagggtgggggggaTTTACCTCTCCCAGGAGCCTCCCCC CACCGGGACTCCCCGGATAAAGGGCGGTATGGCCGGGGGGGGTGGCGGCGAGGCTCGGGCTCCCGCCGGGGACTTCACGGTGCCGG GCACCGGTGGCCgcggtggctgctgctgctcctggcctggctcagccTGGGACGCGGCGTTGGCACAGCTCAG aacccagccctggggagggggatgtggggcccccagcccccagcccctgctcgGCCCCGTCGGCAGCCGGCCCAGGGTACGTGGGGGTCCTGGGGACCCTggagctcctgctccagctcctgcgGGGACAGCGTTGCCCTCCGCACCCGGCGGTGCTTGCG GTCCGTGGAGGAGGAGCCGTGCACGGGGGACCCGCGGCAGTACcggctctgccagctccag GAATGTCCCCCCGGTTCCGTTCCCTTCCGTGCCATGCAGTGCTCCCTCTACGACAACCACCCTGTCCTGGGCACACTGGCCCGGTACCACTGGGTGCCTTTCCACGGAG CCCCCAATGTCTGTGACCTCAACTGCTTGGCCGTGGGGCACAACTTCTACTACGCCTTCGGCCGGGTTCTGGACGGCACCCgctgcagccctggctccccAGACCTCTGCATCGGCGGGCGCTGCCTG AGCGTGGGCTGTGACGGGATCCTGGGCTCGGGCAGGCGGCCCGATGCCTGCGGGCAGTGTGGTGGCAGCCACGACACGTGTCACTTCGTGCATCGGCTCTTCCAGGGCACGGACCCCTCCTCCG gtTATTTTGGGTACATGAACGTGACCAAGATCCCGGCTGGGGCCACCCACATCAAGGTGACGGACAAGAGTCGCAGCTACCTGG CCCTGATGGCCAGCGATGGGCGCTACGTGCTCAATGGGGACTGGTCCATCGCCTGGCCGGGGCCGTACGAGGCAGCCGGCACCCGGCTGCGCTACGCCCGGGCCCCCGATGGCACCGAGAGCCTGGAGGCGCCCGGACCCACCGCCGAGGACCTGCACCTGATG gtcctgctgcaggaaCCCAACCCCAGCATCGAGTACGAGTTCTGGCTGCCCCACGGGCACCCCCAGCCCGGCCGTGGTGACACCAGCCCCCTgcggcagccccagccccggggAGCGGGGAGCCCCCCGCCCCCGGAGCCCCCCGGCACCCTGGCCCCCGCACCGCTCTCCCAGCCCAAGGGCTTTGTCACGGAGCCGCCATGGAGAAGCCCCCCTGGCCGGagcggggctggggctgctgcag GGCGATGCGGGAGGTGCCGCCCGGCCAAGGGGCGATCCCAGCGCATCCAACACTTCTGCCAGAGCGACTTCG TCTTCCAGGGCCGGATCCTGGCTCGGCGCTTGGTGGGGCAGGAGACGCGCTACGAGGTGGAGGTGAAAACCCCGTATCGGCGCCGGTTCCCACTGGTGTCCCGGGAATACCTGTGGGTGCCCAACACCTGCGGGTGCCCCCCGCTCCGGGAGGGCCACCAGTACCTGCTGATGGCGCGGCGACACGTCAACCACGAGCACACGCTCAACCgcatcctgctgcaggaggacGGCTACGCCCGGCCCTGGAGCCCCCGAGAGGAGCGGCTGGTGCGGGAGGCAGCCCGGCACTGCCCCCAGCCCCGCCCGCCCTGA